The following DNA comes from Acidobacteriota bacterium.
GCCGGAGAGGTACGCGACGGTCTTGAGAAGCTGCGCGGCAGGCACGCCGATGATGAGCCGGAGAGCTTCGAGATCGGCGCTGACGGCAGGCTGCTCGTCACGTGGTCCGACGGTCACCGTGGCGTGCACACCGGGTACCGTCTGAGAGTCAGCTGCCCGTGCGCATCGTGCGTGGACGAGGACAGCGGGCGACGGACGCTCGACCCGAAGCAGGTGCCGCTCGACATCAGACTGAACGGTGCCGGTCGGGTGGGCAGGTACGGTGTGGGAATTGAATTCTCCGACGGCCACAACACGGGCATTTACTCCTTTGCGCTGCTGCGCCGGCTCTGCGAGTGCGACGCATGCACCAGAGAACACGGCTCGGAACAAAGCAATTTCTCGGTTTAGCCGAAAGAAGGTCAGATCATGGCAGACGAGGCACGGCATATTGAGATTACCGGCGAACCCACCCTGGACGCCCAGGTGTGCAAGTTCACCGTCGATTGCGAGATCCTCCCGGAGAGTACATTGACGTGCCGCAGCCGGGACACGGCCAGGGGGTCGCCGCTGCTGGAGGCGCTGTTCGAAATCGAGGGCGTCGGCCAGGTGATGGTGTGCGGCAACACGCTGACTATCGTCAAGACATCCAACGAGGATTGGCCCGTCCTCGGGCAGAAGATCGGCACCGTAATCCGTGAGCAGATTGCCTCGGGGAAGCAGCTTATCGCGTCCGATGCTGATCTGAAGACGCCGTCCGAAGAGGAAATCCGGGACAAGGTCCAGGCCCTGTTCGAGCAGCAGATCAATCCGGCCATTTCCGGGCACGGCGGCAGGGTGGAACTGGTCGACGTGGAGGGCACGACCATACACGTGCGCTTGGCCGGAGGCTGCCAGGGTTGCGCCTCGGCGGCGATGACTCTCCGGCACGGCATCGAACGGGCCATCCGGCAACTCGTGCCCGAAGTCACCGGCGTCGTAGACGATACTGACCACACGGTGGGTACCGATCCGTACTTGCGCTGAACCGGTGCGCCGGCCGATGCCGGGAACGGTCGGCTATTCCGCCGCCGGTTGACAGCTCATATCGACAATGCGTTCGGTGTCCTGGGCGATAACCAGTTCCTCGTTGGTCGGAATGACCAGCGTTCTGACGGTGGCATCCGTGGTTGAGATGTCCGTCTCGGTGGCAAGCACGCTCTTGTTCTTTCCCTCGTCGATTGTGATTCCGAGAAAACCCAGGTTCCGGCAGCTCATGGACCGCACCAGCGCGGAGTTTTCACCCACCCCGGCGGTGAACACGAGCACGTCGATTCCGCCCATGACGGCCGCGTAGGCGCCTATGTATTTCCGGATCCGGTAGCAGTAAGTTTCGAGGGCCAGGGTGGCGTTCTTGTTGCCGTTCTGAGTCGCCTCGATAATTTCACGCACGTCCGATGACACTCCCGAAATCCCCGCCAGCCCGGAATGCTTGTTCAGCAGCGTGTTGCCCTCATGAAGCGACAGCTCCTCCCGCGCCATGATATGCAGGATGATGGCCGGGTCGAGATCGCCGGACCGCGTGCCCATGAGCAACCCCTCAAGCGGTGTAAAGCCCATCGAGGTATCAACCGAAATGCCCTTATCGATCGCCGACATCGACGCCCCGTTGCCCAGGTGGGCCGTGACAATCCGCAAATCCGAGATCGAGGTGCCGAGAATGTCCGCCGCCCGCTGGCTCACGTACTGGTGCGAGGTGCCGTGGAATCCGTATCGGCGGATGCCGTACCGCGTGTAAAAAACATAGGGGAGACCGTAGATGTAGGCATGCGGCGGCATCTGCTGGTGAAACGCGGTGTCGAACACGGCCACCTGCGGAATGCCCGGGAGAGTCTTCTGGCAGGCATTGATGCCCCGGATGTTGTGTGGGTTGTGAAGCGGGGCCAGCTCGATCAGGGATCGCAGGGTGGACATCAGTTCCGGCGTGATCAGGGCGGAGTCCTTGAACTCCTCGCCGCCGTGAACGACCCGGTGGCCGATGGCATCAATCTCCGATTTTTCCTTAATGACGCCGTGGTTCTTCGACATCAGAATCGAGACCACGTACTCTACAGCTACGATGTGGTCGAGGATCTCCGCCGAGATGGTCACCTGCGGCCTGTCGTGAGGTTTATGCGTCACCACCGAGGCGGACATCGCGATTCGCGTAACCGACCCCTTTGCCAGGGCCACCTGGCTCTTCGTGTCAATCAACTGGTACTTGACCGATGATGATCCGCAATTAAGAACCAGAATCTTCATTTGGCTGCCTCCGCCGCGCTGCCGTCTGTCTCTTTGGTGATACGGTTGCCGTCCTCGTCATATTCGAAAAACCCGGAGTGGGTCTTGACGCCGAGATGACCGGCGCGCACCAGCTTGCGAAGCAGCGGACACGGGTTGTACTTGTGCTCCGACAACTCGTCCAGCAAATTCATCATCCAGGACATAACGACGTCCAGTCCCATCATGTCAGCGAGGGCCAGGGGGCCGACGTTGAAGCCGAACCCGAGCTTCATCGCTTCATCAATGTCATCGGCCGATGCCACGCCCTCCATTAGCAGGTGCATCGCCTCGTTCAGGAGAGGCACGATGATCCGGGTCGTCACGTAACCGGGATACTCGTTGACCGTAATCCACCTCTTGTTCAGCGTCTCGGCGAAATGAACCGCCTTCTGAAAAGTCTCATCTCCGGTCCTGAGCCCCTTGACTATCTCTACCAGCGGGACCCGCGTGACCGGGTTGAGGAAATGCATGCCGATGATTTTCTCCGGGCGTTTCGTGGCGGCGGCAATCTCGGATATGGAGATGGTGCCGGTGTTGGTTATCATCAGTGTTTCTGGAGGGCAGAGTGCATCGAGCTTCCTGAACAAGGCTCGTTTCATCTGCAGATTCTCAGGAATCGCCTCCAGCACGATCTCGGCGTCTTCAGCCTGCGACACGTCTGATGAGGGGTAGATGCGGGCAAGGATGGCCCTCTTCTCCGCCTTTGTCAGACCCCACCGTCCGATCTCGCGGTCAATGGAATCAGCAATACCTTTGACACCGCGCTCCGCCAGCTTGGTGGTTTTGTCTATCAGGTTTACCTCGTGGCCGGAAGTCGCGATCGCTTCAGCCAGACCCTGGCCCATTACACCGGCCCCGATTACGAAGATTTTAGCACTTGTCATAGTATGAAGACATCCCGTCTACTTTGTGAAAAATATAGCAATCCATATTTATATCGGCACCTCTAAGTATATACTGTATATAGGCACAAGGGCAAGCGATAATTAGCCGATAGTTAGCTTATACAGGGAAAAATCGATGGGGTGAGACTTGGGGATTC
Coding sequences within:
- a CDS encoding acetate kinase, which gives rise to MKILVLNCGSSSVKYQLIDTKSQVALAKGSVTRIAMSASVVTHKPHDRPQVTISAEILDHIVAVEYVVSILMSKNHGVIKEKSEIDAIGHRVVHGGEEFKDSALITPELMSTLRSLIELAPLHNPHNIRGINACQKTLPGIPQVAVFDTAFHQQMPPHAYIYGLPYVFYTRYGIRRYGFHGTSHQYVSQRAADILGTSISDLRIVTAHLGNGASMSAIDKGISVDTSMGFTPLEGLLMGTRSGDLDPAIILHIMAREELSLHEGNTLLNKHSGLAGISGVSSDVREIIEATQNGNKNATLALETYCYRIRKYIGAYAAVMGGIDVLVFTAGVGENSALVRSMSCRNLGFLGITIDEGKNKSVLATETDISTTDATVRTLVIPTNEELVIAQDTERIVDMSCQPAAE
- a CDS encoding 3-hydroxyacyl-CoA dehydrogenase NAD-binding domain-containing protein, with translation MTSAKIFVIGAGVMGQGLAEAIATSGHEVNLIDKTTKLAERGVKGIADSIDREIGRWGLTKAEKRAILARIYPSSDVSQAEDAEIVLEAIPENLQMKRALFRKLDALCPPETLMITNTGTISISEIAAATKRPEKIIGMHFLNPVTRVPLVEIVKGLRTGDETFQKAVHFAETLNKRWITVNEYPGYVTTRIIVPLLNEAMHLLMEGVASADDIDEAMKLGFGFNVGPLALADMMGLDVVMSWMMNLLDELSEHKYNPCPLLRKLVRAGHLGVKTHSGFFEYDEDGNRITKETDGSAAEAAK
- a CDS encoding NifU family protein; translated protein: MADEARHIEITGEPTLDAQVCKFTVDCEILPESTLTCRSRDTARGSPLLEALFEIEGVGQVMVCGNTLTIVKTSNEDWPVLGQKIGTVIREQIASGKQLIASDADLKTPSEEEIRDKVQALFEQQINPAISGHGGRVELVDVEGTTIHVRLAGGCQGCASAAMTLRHGIERAIRQLVPEVTGVVDDTDHTVGTDPYLR